The proteins below come from a single Macadamia integrifolia cultivar HAES 741 unplaced genomic scaffold, SCU_Mint_v3 scaffold2888, whole genome shotgun sequence genomic window:
- the LOC122067394 gene encoding D-cysteine desulfhydrase 2, mitochondrial-like isoform X2: MRLQQLPRNPAMSATKDELRSRAFSNSSRGIPQPKHCGKTFMSELLTRRWALLSPDTKIHQITLSEMQLQQGGMASVRYTFSNNTQPSLGDMMEKNKQGLSFYVVRDDLLHPLVNGNKARKLDGLLPILEHLLVTDVVTCGGCQSAHTAAIERGLKSHLLLRGEQPEVLTGYNLISAMYGNVTYIPRSIYAKRAEMLERHADFVAGGGSVIQLTDILNTSFASWNSEEVAFAQVDALRSTVTSCGAGKYPRKVIIINEGAGDAIGLLGVIRLVEYLSQTHLFGKEQPIKLVVDAGTGTTAIGLAIGARCLGLPWEVTAVMLADSVEGYKKQEERLISDFKMYCVLHPSDHAFDGLDGGIVHWVERIHRRKFGNVLEGEVEACQQIAKQTGVLVDPIYTLAAWEHATFLCQKTSDRDTKVVVLHTGGTLGMFGLAQRYKSIFQSLRSTNPTSV; the protein is encoded by the exons ATGAGACTCCAACAGTTACCAAGAAACCCTGCAATGTCCGCCACGAAAGACGAGCTTCGCTCCAGAGCATTTTCGAACAGTTCCCGG GGCATTCCTCAACCAAAGCATTGTGGTAAAACCTTTATGTCAGAATTGCTTACTAGAAGATGGGCGTTGCTTAGTCCAGATACAAAAATCCACCAAATAACACTGTCTGAAATGCAATTACAGCAGGGAGGAATGGCATCTGTCAGGTATACCTTTTCAAATAATACACAGCCATCTTTAGGTGACatgatggagaagaacaagCAAGGCCTATCCTTTTATGTTGTGAGGGATGATTTGTTGCATCCTTTGGTGAATGGTAATAAAGCGAGAAAACTGGATGGCTTGCTTCCAATTTTGGAACATCTTTTGGTTACTGATGTG GTCACATGTGGAGGTTGTCAGAGTGCACACACAGCGGCCATTG AGAGAGGGCTGAAGTCACATTTACTTCTACGAGGAGAACAACCTGAGGTTCTGACAGGATACAACCTGATATCCGCTATGTATGGGAATGTCACTTACATTCCAAGATCAATTTATGCGAAGAGAGCAGAAATGCTGGAAAGGCATGCTGATTTTGTGGCAGGTGGTGGTTCTGTGATACAGTTAACTGATATACTCAATACATCATTTGCTTCTTGGAACTCTGAGGAAGTAGCCTTTGCACAAGTAGATGCTTTGAGAAGCACTGTTACATCATGTGGAGCTGGAAAATATCCTAGAAAAGTTATTATAATTAATGAAGGTGCAGGGGATGCCATAGGATTATTAG GTGTCATTCGCCTTGTGGAGTACCTCTCCCAAACTCATTTATTTGGGAAAGAACAGCCCATAAAACTGGTTGTGGATGCTGGTACTGGGACCACAGCAATTGGTTTAGCTATTGGGGCCAGATGTTTAGG ACTGCCATGGGAAGTAACTGCAGTGATGCTGGCGGATTCTGTCGAAGGATACAAGAAGCAGGAGGAACGCTTGATTTCTGATTTCAAGATGTATTGTGTTTTGCATCCTTCTGACCATGCTTTTGATGGACTGGATGGTggaattgtgcattgggtagaACGCATCCATCGAAGAAA ATTTGGCAATGTGTTGGAGGGGGAAGTAGAGGCATGCCAACAAATTGCGAAGCAAACTGGTGTTCTTGTGGATCCTATCTACACCTTGGCTGCTTGGGAACATGCGACATTCCTTTGCCAGAAGACTTCTGATAGGGATACCAAAGTGGTGGTGCTTCACACTGGGGGAACACTTGGCATGTTTGGATTGGCACAAAGGTACAAATCTATTTTCCAATCACTCAGAAGCACAAATCCCACTTCCGTTTGA
- the LOC122067394 gene encoding D-cysteine desulfhydrase 2, mitochondrial-like isoform X3 yields MSELLTRRWALLSPDTKIHQITLSEMQLQQGGMASVRYTFSNNTQPSLGDMMEKNKQGLSFYVVRDDLLHPLVNGNKARKLDGLLPILEHLLVTDVVTCGGCQSAHTAAIAVSCAERGLKSHLLLRGEQPEVLTGYNLISAMYGNVTYIPRSIYAKRAEMLERHADFVAGGGSVIQLTDILNTSFASWNSEEVAFAQVDALRSTVTSCGAGKYPRKVIIINEGAGDAIGLLGVIRLVEYLSQTHLFGKEQPIKLVVDAGTGTTAIGLAIGARCLGLPWEVTAVMLADSVEGYKKQEERLISDFKMYCVLHPSDHAFDGLDGGIVHWVERIHRRKFGNVLEGEVEACQQIAKQTGVLVDPIYTLAAWEHATFLCQKTSDRDTKVVVLHTGGTLGMFGLAQRYKSIFQSLRSTNPTSV; encoded by the exons ATGTCAGAATTGCTTACTAGAAGATGGGCGTTGCTTAGTCCAGATACAAAAATCCACCAAATAACACTGTCTGAAATGCAATTACAGCAGGGAGGAATGGCATCTGTCAGGTATACCTTTTCAAATAATACACAGCCATCTTTAGGTGACatgatggagaagaacaagCAAGGCCTATCCTTTTATGTTGTGAGGGATGATTTGTTGCATCCTTTGGTGAATGGTAATAAAGCGAGAAAACTGGATGGCTTGCTTCCAATTTTGGAACATCTTTTGGTTACTGATGTG GTCACATGTGGAGGTTGTCAGAGTGCACACACAGCGGCCATTG CTGTTTCTTGTGCAGAGAGAGGGCTGAAGTCACATTTACTTCTACGAGGAGAACAACCTGAGGTTCTGACAGGATACAACCTGATATCCGCTATGTATGGGAATGTCACTTACATTCCAAGATCAATTTATGCGAAGAGAGCAGAAATGCTGGAAAGGCATGCTGATTTTGTGGCAGGTGGTGGTTCTGTGATACAGTTAACTGATATACTCAATACATCATTTGCTTCTTGGAACTCTGAGGAAGTAGCCTTTGCACAAGTAGATGCTTTGAGAAGCACTGTTACATCATGTGGAGCTGGAAAATATCCTAGAAAAGTTATTATAATTAATGAAGGTGCAGGGGATGCCATAGGATTATTAG GTGTCATTCGCCTTGTGGAGTACCTCTCCCAAACTCATTTATTTGGGAAAGAACAGCCCATAAAACTGGTTGTGGATGCTGGTACTGGGACCACAGCAATTGGTTTAGCTATTGGGGCCAGATGTTTAGG ACTGCCATGGGAAGTAACTGCAGTGATGCTGGCGGATTCTGTCGAAGGATACAAGAAGCAGGAGGAACGCTTGATTTCTGATTTCAAGATGTATTGTGTTTTGCATCCTTCTGACCATGCTTTTGATGGACTGGATGGTggaattgtgcattgggtagaACGCATCCATCGAAGAAA ATTTGGCAATGTGTTGGAGGGGGAAGTAGAGGCATGCCAACAAATTGCGAAGCAAACTGGTGTTCTTGTGGATCCTATCTACACCTTGGCTGCTTGGGAACATGCGACATTCCTTTGCCAGAAGACTTCTGATAGGGATACCAAAGTGGTGGTGCTTCACACTGGGGGAACACTTGGCATGTTTGGATTGGCACAAAGGTACAAATCTATTTTCCAATCACTCAGAAGCACAAATCCCACTTCCGTTTGA
- the LOC122067394 gene encoding D-cysteine desulfhydrase 2, mitochondrial-like isoform X1, whose amino-acid sequence MRLQQLPRNPAMSATKDELRSRAFSNSSRGIPQPKHCGKTFMSELLTRRWALLSPDTKIHQITLSEMQLQQGGMASVRYTFSNNTQPSLGDMMEKNKQGLSFYVVRDDLLHPLVNGNKARKLDGLLPILEHLLVTDVVTCGGCQSAHTAAIAVSCAERGLKSHLLLRGEQPEVLTGYNLISAMYGNVTYIPRSIYAKRAEMLERHADFVAGGGSVIQLTDILNTSFASWNSEEVAFAQVDALRSTVTSCGAGKYPRKVIIINEGAGDAIGLLGVIRLVEYLSQTHLFGKEQPIKLVVDAGTGTTAIGLAIGARCLGLPWEVTAVMLADSVEGYKKQEERLISDFKMYCVLHPSDHAFDGLDGGIVHWVERIHRRKFGNVLEGEVEACQQIAKQTGVLVDPIYTLAAWEHATFLCQKTSDRDTKVVVLHTGGTLGMFGLAQRYKSIFQSLRSTNPTSV is encoded by the exons ATGAGACTCCAACAGTTACCAAGAAACCCTGCAATGTCCGCCACGAAAGACGAGCTTCGCTCCAGAGCATTTTCGAACAGTTCCCGG GGCATTCCTCAACCAAAGCATTGTGGTAAAACCTTTATGTCAGAATTGCTTACTAGAAGATGGGCGTTGCTTAGTCCAGATACAAAAATCCACCAAATAACACTGTCTGAAATGCAATTACAGCAGGGAGGAATGGCATCTGTCAGGTATACCTTTTCAAATAATACACAGCCATCTTTAGGTGACatgatggagaagaacaagCAAGGCCTATCCTTTTATGTTGTGAGGGATGATTTGTTGCATCCTTTGGTGAATGGTAATAAAGCGAGAAAACTGGATGGCTTGCTTCCAATTTTGGAACATCTTTTGGTTACTGATGTG GTCACATGTGGAGGTTGTCAGAGTGCACACACAGCGGCCATTG CTGTTTCTTGTGCAGAGAGAGGGCTGAAGTCACATTTACTTCTACGAGGAGAACAACCTGAGGTTCTGACAGGATACAACCTGATATCCGCTATGTATGGGAATGTCACTTACATTCCAAGATCAATTTATGCGAAGAGAGCAGAAATGCTGGAAAGGCATGCTGATTTTGTGGCAGGTGGTGGTTCTGTGATACAGTTAACTGATATACTCAATACATCATTTGCTTCTTGGAACTCTGAGGAAGTAGCCTTTGCACAAGTAGATGCTTTGAGAAGCACTGTTACATCATGTGGAGCTGGAAAATATCCTAGAAAAGTTATTATAATTAATGAAGGTGCAGGGGATGCCATAGGATTATTAG GTGTCATTCGCCTTGTGGAGTACCTCTCCCAAACTCATTTATTTGGGAAAGAACAGCCCATAAAACTGGTTGTGGATGCTGGTACTGGGACCACAGCAATTGGTTTAGCTATTGGGGCCAGATGTTTAGG ACTGCCATGGGAAGTAACTGCAGTGATGCTGGCGGATTCTGTCGAAGGATACAAGAAGCAGGAGGAACGCTTGATTTCTGATTTCAAGATGTATTGTGTTTTGCATCCTTCTGACCATGCTTTTGATGGACTGGATGGTggaattgtgcattgggtagaACGCATCCATCGAAGAAA ATTTGGCAATGTGTTGGAGGGGGAAGTAGAGGCATGCCAACAAATTGCGAAGCAAACTGGTGTTCTTGTGGATCCTATCTACACCTTGGCTGCTTGGGAACATGCGACATTCCTTTGCCAGAAGACTTCTGATAGGGATACCAAAGTGGTGGTGCTTCACACTGGGGGAACACTTGGCATGTTTGGATTGGCACAAAGGTACAAATCTATTTTCCAATCACTCAGAAGCACAAATCCCACTTCCGTTTGA
- the LOC122067394 gene encoding D-cysteine desulfhydrase 2, mitochondrial-like isoform X4: protein MASVRYTFSNNTQPSLGDMMEKNKQGLSFYVVRDDLLHPLVNGNKARKLDGLLPILEHLLVTDVVTCGGCQSAHTAAIAVSCAERGLKSHLLLRGEQPEVLTGYNLISAMYGNVTYIPRSIYAKRAEMLERHADFVAGGGSVIQLTDILNTSFASWNSEEVAFAQVDALRSTVTSCGAGKYPRKVIIINEGAGDAIGLLGVIRLVEYLSQTHLFGKEQPIKLVVDAGTGTTAIGLAIGARCLGLPWEVTAVMLADSVEGYKKQEERLISDFKMYCVLHPSDHAFDGLDGGIVHWVERIHRRKFGNVLEGEVEACQQIAKQTGVLVDPIYTLAAWEHATFLCQKTSDRDTKVVVLHTGGTLGMFGLAQRYKSIFQSLRSTNPTSV, encoded by the exons ATGGCATCTGTCAGGTATACCTTTTCAAATAATACACAGCCATCTTTAGGTGACatgatggagaagaacaagCAAGGCCTATCCTTTTATGTTGTGAGGGATGATTTGTTGCATCCTTTGGTGAATGGTAATAAAGCGAGAAAACTGGATGGCTTGCTTCCAATTTTGGAACATCTTTTGGTTACTGATGTG GTCACATGTGGAGGTTGTCAGAGTGCACACACAGCGGCCATTG CTGTTTCTTGTGCAGAGAGAGGGCTGAAGTCACATTTACTTCTACGAGGAGAACAACCTGAGGTTCTGACAGGATACAACCTGATATCCGCTATGTATGGGAATGTCACTTACATTCCAAGATCAATTTATGCGAAGAGAGCAGAAATGCTGGAAAGGCATGCTGATTTTGTGGCAGGTGGTGGTTCTGTGATACAGTTAACTGATATACTCAATACATCATTTGCTTCTTGGAACTCTGAGGAAGTAGCCTTTGCACAAGTAGATGCTTTGAGAAGCACTGTTACATCATGTGGAGCTGGAAAATATCCTAGAAAAGTTATTATAATTAATGAAGGTGCAGGGGATGCCATAGGATTATTAG GTGTCATTCGCCTTGTGGAGTACCTCTCCCAAACTCATTTATTTGGGAAAGAACAGCCCATAAAACTGGTTGTGGATGCTGGTACTGGGACCACAGCAATTGGTTTAGCTATTGGGGCCAGATGTTTAGG ACTGCCATGGGAAGTAACTGCAGTGATGCTGGCGGATTCTGTCGAAGGATACAAGAAGCAGGAGGAACGCTTGATTTCTGATTTCAAGATGTATTGTGTTTTGCATCCTTCTGACCATGCTTTTGATGGACTGGATGGTggaattgtgcattgggtagaACGCATCCATCGAAGAAA ATTTGGCAATGTGTTGGAGGGGGAAGTAGAGGCATGCCAACAAATTGCGAAGCAAACTGGTGTTCTTGTGGATCCTATCTACACCTTGGCTGCTTGGGAACATGCGACATTCCTTTGCCAGAAGACTTCTGATAGGGATACCAAAGTGGTGGTGCTTCACACTGGGGGAACACTTGGCATGTTTGGATTGGCACAAAGGTACAAATCTATTTTCCAATCACTCAGAAGCACAAATCCCACTTCCGTTTGA